GGCCGCATTGGACAGCGCCCTTGCTAAGGCTAGGAAATTCGAATTTCAAGGGCTTGAAATACAGTCGCTTGGCGCGATTTACAAAATGCAAAAGCAGCAGGGCAACCTTGCAGCCGCCAACGAAACATTGGAACAATATTATGCCCTCCGTGAAAAAGTCAACAGCACCGAGGTCAATAGCCGTATCGGCGAATTGCAGATGCGCTACGAACTCGATAAAAAGGAACAGGAAATCGCCCTTTTTCGCAAAAATGAGGAGTTGCAGGATGCAGAAATGAAATATGAGCGCAAGCTGCGCAACTATTTACTGTTCAGTGTGTTTGTGACTTTGGCTTTGATCCTGTTCAACCTCTACCGCGCGAGATCCAGAAACGATGGCCAATAGGCAATCTCCATATCCCAAAACGTGGCTGTTCGCAGGAGGTGCGGCATTCGGGCTGTACTTCACTGCCGGATTAGCCTATTTCGAGACCTTCCGCAAATGGCACGAATTTACGGGCATTCACTACCTCGCGGTGGCCATGATTTTGGTGCCGACGTCGATCGTCCTGGCCTTCAGTTTATTTGGTGCACCCTCGGCTAAATTGCCTAATTCGCCGCTAGTACGCTGGTTTTTGCTGCCAAGTATGGCCTTTTTACTCGCGGGATTTCTGATTTACCTGTACTTCGGAATGTGGGATCCGATGAATTTTCGCACGGACATTCTGCTGCCCTCGATTGTCCGGAACATGGTCCTGCTGGGCCTGCTGCCGGTACAGGTGGCGCTTGTGCTTGTTCCGCAGCCCGCAGTCGTCAAGGCGGTTGTGATCGCGCAACCAGTTGAGAGGACATCACCTCCCGATTCAGATCCGCAGCTATCCCTTCAATCCGACAATTCTGCGCTCGCGCAATCGGTTGCACCGGTGATGTTCGCTGTGGAAGCCTCCGCAGGGGAGTCCCAATTCAAGATTCCGCTTGCGGATCTCTTGATGG
The window above is part of the Bacteroidota bacterium genome. Proteins encoded here:
- a CDS encoding LytTR family transcriptional regulator, with the protein product MANRQSPYPKTWLFAGGAAFGLYFTAGLAYFETFRKWHEFTGIHYLAVAMILVPTSIVLAFSLFGAPSAKLPNSPLVRWFLLPSMAFLLAGFLIYLYFGMWDPMNFRTDILLPSIVRNMVLLGLLPVQVALVLVPQPAVVKAVVIAQPVERTSPPDSDPQLSLQSDNSALAQSVAPVMFAVEASAGESQFKIPLADLLMVEAADNYCKFYYLKDGLPKTRLLRMKMKEAEEALQGAADFHRCHRSFLVNGSMVSEVLGNSQAYRLKMKHLEEQVPVSRTFDVGVLRAVFKD